One Candidatus Zixiibacteriota bacterium DNA window includes the following coding sequences:
- a CDS encoding IscS subfamily cysteine desulfurase gives MKLPIYMDNHATTPVDPRVLEAMLPYFTEKFGNAASRNHSFGWESEAAVDLAREQISRLIHAGSPREIIFTSGATESDNLALKGVAAANSDKGNHIITSVIEHKAVLDCCRSLERQGWRVTYLPVDRAGLVDIEQLREAVTSKTVLISIMIANNEIGTIEPVREIGRIAKEKGILFHTDATQAVGRIPVDVQEMGIDLLSLSAHKMYGPKGAGALYVRSTRPRVKIAPLIEGGGQEKGIRSGTLNVPGIVGLGKACEIAREEQSAESRRLGALRDKLAREILAGLDDVSVNGHSTERLPGNLNLSFAGVEGESLLMALKEIAVSTGSACTSASLEPSHVLRAIGLRDELAHAAIRFGIGRFNTEEEVDYTARRVIEEVRRLRDLSPVYRKKPARAS, from the coding sequence ATGAAGCTTCCAATCTACATGGACAACCATGCCACGACTCCTGTCGACCCGAGAGTGCTGGAGGCGATGCTGCCCTACTTCACCGAGAAATTCGGCAATGCCGCCAGCAGGAATCACTCTTTCGGCTGGGAGAGCGAGGCCGCCGTCGATCTTGCGCGCGAGCAGATTTCACGCCTGATCCATGCCGGCTCTCCGCGGGAGATCATTTTTACCAGCGGCGCCACCGAGTCGGACAATCTCGCTCTGAAAGGGGTCGCGGCAGCGAACTCCGACAAGGGAAACCACATTATCACGTCGGTCATCGAGCACAAGGCGGTCCTGGATTGTTGCCGCTCGCTTGAGAGGCAGGGATGGCGGGTGACTTACCTGCCCGTCGACCGTGCCGGGCTCGTCGATATCGAGCAGCTGCGGGAGGCGGTCACGAGCAAGACCGTGCTCATCTCCATCATGATCGCCAACAACGAGATCGGCACGATCGAGCCGGTCAGGGAAATCGGCCGGATCGCCAAGGAAAAGGGGATTTTGTTCCACACCGATGCGACCCAAGCCGTGGGCCGGATCCCGGTCGACGTCCAGGAAATGGGCATCGACCTGCTGTCGCTTTCGGCGCATAAGATGTACGGCCCCAAGGGCGCGGGAGCCCTTTACGTTCGCTCGACCCGGCCGCGTGTGAAGATCGCTCCGCTGATCGAGGGGGGCGGCCAGGAAAAGGGAATCCGGTCGGGCACGCTCAACGTCCCCGGCATCGTCGGTTTGGGCAAGGCCTGCGAGATCGCCCGGGAGGAGCAGAGCGCTGAAAGCCGAAGGCTGGGTGCTTTGAGGGACAAGCTGGCGCGGGAGATCCTGGCTGGCCTCGACGATGTCTCGGTGAACGGCCATTCGACGGAGCGCCTCCCTGGTAACCTGAATCTCAGCTTCGCCGGCGTGGAGGGAGAATCGTTGTTGATGGCGCTCAAAGAGATCGCGGTTTCCACCGGGTCCGCGTGCACTTCGGCCAGCCTGGAGCCGTCGCACGTGCTGCGCGCCATCGGTTTGCGCGACGAGCTCGCACACGCGGCCATTCGCTTCGGCATCGGGCGGTTCAATACCGAGGAAGAAGTGGATTACACGGCGCGCCGGGTGATCGAAGAGGTTCGGCGGCTCAGGGATCTGTCGCCGGTCTACCGGAAAAAGCCCGCGCGGGCCTCGTGA
- a CDS encoding iron-sulfur cluster assembly accessory protein, giving the protein MASGVILTERAAAKIRELVAAQGKDGQGLRIKVVGGGCSGLQYRVDFDVPRGTDKVFERDGARVLVDMKSLLYLSGTELDYREDLMQTGFVFQNPNVKRTCGCGSSFVV; this is encoded by the coding sequence ATGGCATCGGGAGTGATTTTGACGGAACGGGCCGCCGCCAAAATCAGGGAGCTGGTCGCGGCGCAGGGCAAGGACGGACAGGGACTTCGGATCAAGGTGGTCGGAGGCGGCTGCTCGGGTTTGCAGTACCGGGTGGATTTCGACGTGCCCAGGGGAACCGACAAGGTTTTCGAAAGGGACGGTGCCCGCGTGCTGGTCGACATGAAGAGCCTCCTCTATCTGAGCGGCACGGAGCTGGACTATCGAGAGGACCTGATGCAAACGGGCTTCGTTTTCCAAAACCCGAACGTGAAGAGAACCTGCGGGTGTGGAAGCTCGTTTGTGGTTTGA
- the sufB gene encoding Fe-S cluster assembly protein SufB, giving the protein METSNAKIADLARREYKYGFVTEIESETVPPGLNEEIIRLISAKKNEPEFMLQWRLRAYRYWAKLEQSQAEPKWANVHYPPIDYQKIIYYAAPKARTAVKSLEEVDPELLRTYEKLGIPLKEQERLAGVAVDAVFDSVSVATTFKEKLAELGIIFCSFSEAVRNHPELVQRYLGSVVPYTDNFFAALNSAVFSDGSFCYIPKGVRCPMELSTYFRINAAETGQFERTLIIADEGSYVSYLEGCTAPMRDENQLHAAVVELVAHDDAQIKYSTVQNWYPGDAQGRGGIYNFVTKRGKCLGRRSKISWTQVETGSAITWKYPSCILQGDDSVGEFYSVALTNNYQQADTGTKMIHIGKNTRSTIVSKGISAGHGQNTYRGLVKILKGATGARNYSQCDSLLLGDQCGAHTFPYLEVMNSTAQVEHEASTSKIGEDQLFYCRQRGISTEDAVNMIVNGFCKQVFRELPMEFAVEAQKLLGVSLEGSVG; this is encoded by the coding sequence ATGGAAACGAGCAACGCGAAGATCGCGGATCTGGCCCGACGCGAATACAAGTACGGTTTTGTCACGGAAATCGAGTCGGAAACTGTACCGCCCGGCTTGAACGAGGAGATCATCCGCCTGATCTCGGCAAAAAAAAACGAACCCGAGTTCATGCTGCAGTGGCGCCTGAGGGCGTATCGTTACTGGGCGAAACTGGAGCAGTCTCAGGCGGAGCCGAAGTGGGCCAACGTTCACTACCCGCCGATCGACTACCAGAAGATCATCTACTACGCGGCGCCGAAGGCGCGCACTGCCGTCAAGAGCCTCGAAGAGGTCGATCCGGAGCTGCTGCGAACCTACGAGAAACTCGGCATCCCGTTGAAGGAGCAGGAGCGGCTCGCGGGCGTGGCCGTGGACGCGGTTTTCGACAGCGTGTCGGTGGCGACGACCTTCAAGGAAAAGCTCGCGGAGCTCGGGATCATCTTCTGCTCGTTTTCCGAGGCAGTCCGCAACCACCCGGAGCTCGTGCAGCGTTACCTCGGCTCTGTGGTGCCGTATACGGACAATTTCTTCGCGGCCCTGAATTCGGCCGTATTCTCCGACGGCTCGTTCTGCTACATCCCCAAGGGCGTGCGCTGCCCGATGGAGCTTTCGACCTACTTTCGCATCAACGCCGCGGAGACGGGACAGTTCGAGCGGACGCTGATCATCGCCGACGAGGGCAGCTACGTGAGCTACCTGGAAGGCTGCACCGCGCCGATGCGGGATGAGAACCAGCTGCACGCGGCCGTGGTCGAGCTGGTGGCGCACGACGATGCGCAGATCAAGTATTCGACGGTTCAAAACTGGTATCCGGGAGACGCCCAGGGAAGGGGCGGCATCTACAATTTCGTCACGAAACGCGGGAAGTGCCTCGGCAGGCGCTCGAAAATCTCCTGGACCCAGGTCGAAACGGGCTCCGCGATCACCTGGAAGTACCCGAGCTGCATCCTGCAGGGCGACGATTCGGTCGGGGAGTTCTATTCCGTGGCGCTGACCAACAACTACCAGCAGGCGGATACCGGCACCAAGATGATCCACATCGGCAAGAACACCAGGAGCACGATCGTCTCGAAGGGGATTTCCGCAGGCCACGGGCAAAACACGTACCGGGGACTGGTGAAGATCCTGAAAGGGGCCACGGGGGCCAGAAACTATTCCCAGTGCGATTCGCTCCTGCTCGGCGACCAATGCGGGGCGCACACTTTCCCGTATCTCGAGGTCATGAACTCGACGGCGCAGGTCGAGCACGAGGCGTCGACCTCGAAGATCGGCGAGGATCAGCTGTTTTACTGCCGCCAGAGGGGAATTTCGACCGAGGACGCCGTCAACATGATCGTCAACGGGTTCTGCAAACAGGTATTTCGGGAGCTGCCGATGGAGTTCGCCGTGGAAGCCCAAAAGCTGCTCGGGGTCAGTCTGGAAGGCAGCGTCGGCTAG
- the nifS gene encoding cysteine desulfurase NifS: MDSVIYFDNNATTRVAPEVAEAMMPFLTELYGNPSSIHRFGSQVGRRIEEARAQVAALIGAADPVEVIFTSCGTEGDNAAIRGLLEAREGKRHIVSTQVEHPAVLGLLQHLEKRGCRVTWLGVDTDGLLDLDELAEALTDDTALVSIMYANNETGVVFPIEEIGSIVKSRGIPLHVDAVQAAGKIPFSVKDMPVDLLTISAHKFHGPKGVGALYVRRGITFRPFMIGGHQERNRRAGTENVPGIVGMGKAAELALNHLAETTRYVGALRDRFEALVLQSCPGARINGHRERRLPNTTNVSFKYLEGESILVLLDQEGICASTGSACTAGSSEPSHVLRAMKVPAEWLQGAVRFSFSRFNTEQEVERVNETLRVIVERLRGMSSLGRLGDPQEASDTGRTARAASTRG, encoded by the coding sequence ATGGATTCGGTCATCTATTTCGACAACAACGCAACCACCCGGGTCGCGCCCGAGGTTGCCGAGGCGATGATGCCGTTTTTGACCGAGCTGTACGGCAACCCGTCGAGCATTCACCGTTTCGGCAGCCAGGTGGGCAGGCGTATCGAGGAAGCGCGCGCCCAGGTGGCGGCTCTGATCGGTGCCGCAGACCCGGTCGAGGTGATCTTCACCAGTTGCGGCACCGAGGGGGACAACGCGGCGATCCGGGGTCTGCTGGAGGCGCGCGAAGGGAAGCGCCATATCGTCTCCACGCAGGTGGAACACCCCGCGGTTCTCGGTCTCTTGCAGCACCTCGAGAAGCGGGGCTGTCGGGTAACATGGCTCGGGGTCGACACGGACGGGCTGCTGGACCTCGACGAGCTCGCCGAGGCGCTGACCGACGACACCGCGCTGGTCTCGATCATGTACGCCAACAACGAGACCGGGGTCGTTTTCCCCATCGAGGAGATCGGATCGATCGTCAAATCCAGGGGGATTCCTTTGCACGTGGACGCCGTGCAGGCGGCGGGGAAGATACCGTTCTCGGTGAAAGATATGCCGGTCGATTTGCTGACGATTTCGGCGCACAAGTTTCACGGCCCGAAGGGTGTCGGGGCGCTCTACGTCCGCCGCGGAATCACCTTTCGTCCGTTCATGATCGGAGGGCATCAGGAGCGCAACCGGCGCGCGGGAACGGAAAACGTCCCGGGGATCGTCGGCATGGGGAAGGCGGCGGAACTGGCGCTCAACCACCTGGCCGAGACAACGAGGTACGTTGGCGCGTTGCGCGACAGATTCGAGGCGCTGGTTCTGCAGTCGTGTCCCGGTGCGCGCATCAACGGCCACCGGGAGCGGCGGCTGCCCAACACGACGAACGTGAGCTTCAAGTATCTCGAGGGCGAGTCGATCCTGGTGCTCCTCGACCAGGAGGGCATCTGCGCCTCGACCGGATCGGCGTGCACGGCAGGCTCCTCGGAGCCGTCCCATGTCCTGCGGGCCATGAAGGTTCCGGCGGAATGGCTCCAGGGCGCGGTGCGATTCAGCTTCAGCCGGTTCAATACCGAGCAGGAGGTCGAGCGGGTAAACGAAACGTTGCGGGTCATCGTCGAAAGACTCCGGGGCATGTCTTCCCTGGGCAGGTTGGGAGACCCGCAGGAGGCGAGCGACACGGGTCGTACGGCGCGGGCGGCGTCGACGAGGGGGTAA
- a CDS encoding Rrf2 family transcriptional regulator: protein MGLMQVPRRVDYGLRAVIYLSGQAPGRCCSIGEIAKNQGVPKKFLEKIIPALVRGGLIRSRRGPCGGYVLARAPEEISFYDVIEALEGPIAVNACLDEEVSCDQLPRCAMAGVWSEIQRKVTEVFTKTTLADLRRAPCREFVASSSLSSAA, encoded by the coding sequence ATGGGGTTGATGCAAGTTCCACGGCGGGTCGACTACGGGTTGCGGGCGGTCATTTACTTGTCCGGACAGGCACCGGGCCGATGCTGCTCGATCGGCGAGATTGCCAAGAACCAGGGGGTTCCGAAGAAATTCCTGGAAAAGATCATTCCGGCCCTGGTGCGAGGAGGACTGATCCGGTCCCGACGCGGTCCGTGCGGCGGTTATGTTCTCGCCCGGGCGCCGGAAGAAATTTCGTTCTACGACGTAATCGAGGCCCTCGAAGGGCCGATCGCGGTGAACGCCTGCCTGGACGAGGAAGTGAGCTGCGATCAGCTGCCGCGCTGCGCGATGGCGGGCGTGTGGAGCGAAATCCAGAGGAAAGTCACCGAGGTGTTTACCAAGACCACGCTGGCCGACCTGAGGCGCGCCCCATGCCGGGAGTTTGTCGCTTCCTCTTCTCTTTCGAGTGCGGCATGA
- a CDS encoding lysophospholipid acyltransferase family protein produces the protein MTTAPDNRRKSRLNRLWHAARYRAAEYALRAFVAAIPRIPRPVLEGLTAALARVSFWVMWRYRVRMETNIVRAIGDQYARPDARRALVWQAWKNFARGLLDTATLVHRSRAEIAAAIAIEGEEHLRRALAQGKGVLALSAHLGGFTLIGARLAAAGYPFSVVVKQPRSERFAKLIDRYRAEVGIDTISARPRREAVRGILRALRQNRVVLVIADEFKSGGVAVDFFGQQASAPRGPAALALRTSAPTLPMFAVRRPDNTVVLSIGPQIEPIRLGDVEQSVAATTALFTRYLEGMIRRYPDQWNWLGFPRDGRMPRARAGEPSEPQASRPDGPRPEPGGL, from the coding sequence ATGACAACAGCTCCCGACAACAGGCGCAAGTCGCGGCTGAATCGGTTGTGGCACGCCGCCCGCTACCGCGCGGCCGAGTACGCGTTGCGGGCTTTTGTGGCGGCCATCCCCCGGATTCCTCGCCCCGTGCTGGAAGGGCTCACGGCAGCTCTCGCCCGCGTCTCCTTTTGGGTGATGTGGCGCTACAGAGTCCGCATGGAGACCAACATCGTGCGCGCGATCGGTGATCAGTACGCGAGGCCGGACGCCCGGCGGGCGCTGGTCTGGCAGGCGTGGAAGAATTTTGCCCGGGGGCTGCTCGATACCGCCACGCTTGTGCATCGCTCCAGGGCCGAGATCGCGGCGGCGATCGCCATCGAGGGCGAGGAGCACCTGCGGCGCGCGCTGGCTCAAGGGAAAGGGGTGCTCGCGCTCAGCGCCCACCTAGGCGGTTTCACGCTGATCGGAGCCCGGCTCGCGGCGGCGGGGTACCCGTTCAGCGTGGTCGTCAAGCAGCCCCGAAGCGAGCGGTTCGCGAAGCTGATCGACCGTTACCGCGCCGAGGTCGGGATCGACACCATCTCCGCAAGACCGCGGCGCGAGGCCGTCAGGGGAATTCTGCGGGCGCTGCGACAGAACCGCGTCGTGCTGGTCATCGCCGACGAGTTCAAGTCCGGGGGCGTTGCAGTGGATTTCTTCGGCCAGCAGGCGTCGGCGCCGCGGGGTCCGGCGGCGCTGGCGCTCCGCACCTCGGCGCCGACGCTGCCGATGTTCGCCGTCCGGCGCCCGGACAATACCGTGGTTCTATCCATCGGTCCGCAAATAGAGCCGATCCGCCTGGGCGATGTGGAACAGAGCGTCGCCGCGACCACCGCGCTCTTCACCCGATATCTGGAAGGGATGATCCGCCGTTATCCGGATCAATGGAACTGGCTCGGATTTCCGCGCGACGGCCGCATGCCGCGCGCGAGAGCCGGAGAACCCTCGGAACCGCAAGCCAGCCGCCCGGATGGCCCGCGGCCGGAGCCGGGCGGCCTTTGA
- a CDS encoding thiamine pyrophosphate-dependent enzyme, which produces MRRYDCLKAIASDTADALVVCTGWAAREWWALRPGEGNFKTRTLGLVSSVATGLALALPTRKVIAIDGDGAFLMNLCGLPTIASQGPPNLIHLLFDNGCYEASGRIATASRNVDAVAVALASGYRHACWVDSPSSFRDEFLKSWRRNELSLIAAKVEPGQPEGLPPLELDELENKYRLMRYLERTEGRGGPGRGFDSRS; this is translated from the coding sequence ATGCGGCGCTACGACTGCTTGAAAGCCATTGCCTCCGATACCGCGGATGCTCTGGTGGTCTGCACCGGGTGGGCCGCACGCGAATGGTGGGCGCTGCGTCCGGGTGAAGGCAACTTCAAGACCCGCACGCTCGGGCTGGTTTCTTCGGTCGCGACCGGCCTAGCCCTCGCCCTCCCGACGCGCAAGGTGATCGCGATCGACGGCGACGGAGCCTTTCTGATGAACCTTTGCGGGCTGCCGACGATCGCGTCCCAAGGCCCGCCGAACCTGATCCATCTCCTGTTCGACAACGGGTGTTATGAAGCGTCCGGGCGGATTGCGACCGCAAGCCGAAATGTCGACGCGGTAGCCGTCGCTCTGGCCTCGGGTTACAGGCACGCGTGCTGGGTGGACAGCCCGTCGTCCTTTCGCGACGAGTTCCTGAAGAGCTGGCGCCGCAACGAGCTCAGTCTTATCGCTGCCAAGGTCGAACCGGGGCAACCGGAAGGTCTCCCGCCTCTGGAGCTCGACGAGCTCGAAAACAAGTACCGGTTGATGCGCTACCTCGAACGCACCGAGGGCCGCGGCGGACCGGGACGCGGATTCGATTCGCGCTCCTGA
- a CDS encoding thiamine pyrophosphate-binding protein, which yields MEPQQAAARILAALKSAGIDFVATLPDEKIAHLIRSVESDPAVKHVPLCREEEGIGICAGAYLAGRKTAIIMQNGGLLNSCNALTTTCLQFQIPILLLVYYAGDIGDRGFTTLGSVTEPVLQGLGIRTYLLRRAEEVDETIRGAQVLAEDSKKPVAVLLTKTVLEVR from the coding sequence ATGGAGCCGCAGCAAGCAGCCGCCCGGATCCTGGCCGCGCTGAAGAGCGCCGGGATCGACTTCGTCGCGACGCTTCCCGACGAAAAGATCGCGCACCTGATTCGCTCGGTCGAGTCGGATCCTGCCGTGAAGCATGTCCCTCTCTGCCGCGAAGAAGAAGGGATCGGGATTTGCGCGGGAGCCTATCTTGCCGGCCGAAAGACCGCGATCATCATGCAAAACGGCGGGCTGCTCAACAGTTGCAACGCGCTGACCACGACCTGCCTTCAGTTTCAGATTCCGATCCTCTTGCTCGTTTATTACGCCGGCGACATCGGCGACCGCGGCTTCACCACGCTCGGGAGCGTGACCGAACCTGTGCTGCAGGGGCTGGGCATCCGCACTTACCTGTTGCGCCGGGCCGAGGAGGTCGACGAGACGATCCGAGGGGCTCAGGTTCTGGCGGAGGATTCCAAGAAACCAGTCGCTGTCCTGCTGACCAAGACGGTCCTGGAGGTTCGCTGA
- the gcvH gene encoding glycine cleavage system protein GcvH: MERIVKVSEDHVWVAIDDRQVHLGLTNYLQDELGSVISVDLPEIGDMIEEGEPFAELESVSTVHELIAPVSGTVLAVNHRLQDHPSIINEDPYNEGWLIEVRLKDESEIDALMDMDEYYHFVFKPRS; encoded by the coding sequence ATGGAAAGGATCGTCAAAGTCAGCGAAGATCACGTCTGGGTGGCGATTGACGATCGCCAGGTTCATCTCGGGCTGACCAATTACTTGCAGGATGAATTGGGCAGTGTCATTTCCGTCGATCTGCCGGAAATCGGCGATATGATCGAAGAGGGCGAGCCGTTCGCGGAACTGGAATCCGTCTCGACGGTTCACGAGCTGATCGCGCCCGTCTCCGGCACGGTCCTGGCCGTCAACCATCGGCTCCAGGACCATCCATCGATCATCAACGAAGACCCCTATAACGAAGGGTGGTTGATCGAGGTTCGCCTGAAGGACGAATCCGAGATCGACGCGTTGATGGACATGGATGAATACTATCATTTCGTTTTCAAGCCCAGGTCCTGA
- a CDS encoding protein-L-isoaspartate(D-aspartate) O-methyltransferase, giving the protein MNTIISFSSPGPDRFVALLLLLALAPAVVWGSAVPPEPRSERDAYAEARDAMVERQLRRRGIDDRRVLQAMRSVPRHLFVPPRWRSAAYEDRPLPIGSGQTISQPYVVALMTQLLELQGSERVLEVGTGSGYQAAVLSRLAREVFSVEIIPELSRGAADVLERLGFDNVRLKIGDGFFGWEDAAPFDAIVVTAAASEVPEPLWRQLAEGGRLVIPLGDDRGQRLVRLRKLSGKRVAEDFTAVLFVPLTGEARKKRR; this is encoded by the coding sequence ATGAATACTATCATTTCGTTTTCAAGCCCAGGTCCTGACCGTTTCGTCGCCCTGCTGCTTCTGCTCGCGCTGGCCCCCGCGGTCGTGTGGGGCAGCGCGGTTCCGCCGGAGCCGCGAAGCGAGCGGGACGCGTACGCGGAAGCCCGGGACGCGATGGTCGAGCGGCAGCTGCGGCGGCGCGGGATCGACGATCGCCGGGTCCTGCAAGCGATGCGATCGGTTCCGCGTCACCTTTTCGTGCCGCCCCGCTGGCGTTCCGCCGCATACGAGGATCGCCCGCTGCCGATCGGAAGCGGCCAGACGATCTCGCAGCCCTACGTCGTCGCGCTGATGACGCAGCTGCTCGAGCTGCAAGGCTCGGAGCGCGTGCTCGAGGTCGGCACGGGATCCGGCTATCAGGCGGCGGTTCTTTCCCGGCTGGCCCGCGAGGTTTTCTCGGTCGAGATCATCCCCGAGCTCAGCCGCGGCGCCGCGGACGTCCTGGAGCGCCTCGGATTCGACAACGTGCGGCTGAAAATAGGAGACGGATTTTTCGGCTGGGAGGACGCGGCTCCGTTCGACGCCATCGTGGTCACGGCCGCGGCTTCGGAGGTGCCCGAGCCGCTCTGGCGGCAGCTGGCGGAAGGCGGCCGGCTCGTGATCCCGCTGGGCGACGATCGCGGGCAGCGGTTGGTCCGCCTCCGAAAACTATCGGGGAAACGGGTCGCCGAGGACTTTACCGCGGTTCTCTTCGTTCCGCTGACGGGGGAGGCGCGGAAGAAGCGCCGCTGA
- a CDS encoding septum formation initiator family protein translates to MSFTPPFVQRWLHYVLGSVLALLAVLTVVGDRGVLHLLRLKGEKARLDEQNYRLQKENELLRQKIRRLRSDNFYLEKLAREELNLVRRGEVIYRFSSPPNGPRAASPVSGASSAPPPSAERREPR, encoded by the coding sequence ATGAGCTTTACCCCGCCATTCGTTCAACGGTGGTTGCACTACGTGCTGGGATCGGTCCTGGCGCTGCTCGCGGTACTGACCGTGGTCGGCGACCGCGGAGTGCTGCACCTGCTTCGGCTCAAAGGGGAAAAGGCCAGGCTGGACGAGCAGAACTACCGGCTGCAGAAAGAAAACGAGCTGCTCCGGCAGAAGATCCGCCGACTGCGGAGCGACAACTTCTACCTCGAGAAGCTCGCGCGCGAGGAGCTCAACCTTGTGCGCCGCGGCGAGGTCATCTACCGCTTTTCCTCTCCTCCGAACGGACCGCGCGCTGCCAGCCCGGTCAGCGGCGCTTCTTCCGCGCCTCCCCCGTCAGCGGAACGAAGAGAACCGCGGTAA
- the eno gene encoding phosphopyruvate hydratase, with amino-acid sequence MKIQRVHAREVLDSRGLPTVEVEVTLQNGAVGRATVPSGASTGTHEAIELRDGGRRFFGKGVARAVANVNRKIAPRLRGRDAKNQKAIDAIMLELDGSPNKSRLGANAILGVSLAVAHAQARAERVPLYRYLGGSRARLLPVPLLNVLNGGVHADNNVDLQEFMIAPYGLRSFAEALRAAAEIFQSLKKVLHDRSYSTAVGDEGGFAPRLRSNAEAVELLLEAIDRAGYRPGRQVGLALDAASSEFYEDGRYVFRKSGGEVRDREAMVRFYEEWVRQYPIVSIEDGWAEDDWEGWRIATEALGSKVQLVGDDLFVTNPERLQRGIDSKTANAILVKVNQIGSLTETLDTMALARQHGYATVISHRSGETEDVTIADLAVATGAAQIKTGAPCRGERTAKYNQLLRIEEALGERAVYAGRKAFPVRVG; translated from the coding sequence ATGAAAATACAACGGGTACACGCTCGGGAGGTGCTGGATTCCAGGGGGCTGCCGACAGTGGAAGTGGAGGTCACGCTGCAGAACGGTGCGGTGGGTCGGGCGACGGTTCCTTCCGGGGCTTCGACCGGGACGCACGAGGCGATCGAGCTCAGGGATGGCGGCAGGCGCTTCTTCGGGAAGGGCGTAGCGCGCGCAGTGGCGAACGTGAACCGCAAGATCGCTCCCCGGCTGCGCGGCCGGGACGCGAAGAATCAGAAAGCCATCGACGCGATCATGCTCGAGCTGGACGGATCGCCCAACAAGAGCAGACTCGGAGCCAACGCCATCCTCGGGGTGTCCCTCGCCGTCGCTCATGCCCAGGCCCGGGCCGAACGCGTGCCGCTGTACCGGTATCTCGGCGGCTCCCGCGCCCGGCTCCTTCCGGTGCCGCTGCTCAACGTGCTCAACGGCGGCGTGCACGCGGACAACAACGTCGATCTGCAGGAGTTCATGATCGCTCCCTACGGGCTGCGCAGTTTCGCGGAGGCGCTGCGTGCGGCGGCCGAGATCTTCCAGTCGTTGAAGAAGGTCTTGCACGACCGCTCGTACTCCACCGCGGTGGGCGACGAGGGAGGGTTCGCGCCACGGCTCCGGAGCAACGCCGAGGCCGTGGAGCTGCTGCTGGAGGCGATCGACCGCGCCGGCTACCGGCCGGGCCGGCAGGTGGGGCTGGCTCTGGACGCGGCATCGAGCGAGTTCTACGAGGACGGCAGGTACGTTTTTCGGAAATCCGGAGGCGAGGTTCGCGACCGGGAGGCGATGGTTCGGTTCTATGAAGAATGGGTGCGGCAGTATCCCATCGTCTCCATCGAGGACGGATGGGCCGAGGACGATTGGGAAGGGTGGCGGATCGCCACTGAGGCGCTCGGCTCGAAGGTTCAGCTCGTGGGGGATGACCTGTTCGTGACGAACCCGGAGAGACTTCAACGCGGCATCGACTCGAAAACCGCCAACGCGATCCTGGTGAAGGTGAACCAGATCGGCAGCCTGACGGAGACCCTGGATACCATGGCGCTTGCCCGCCAGCACGGTTATGCCACGGTGATATCGCATCGTTCCGGCGAAACCGAAGACGTCACCATCGCCGATCTCGCCGTCGCCACCGGCGCCGCCCAGATCAAGACGGGAGCTCCGTGCCGAGGCGAGCGCACCGCGAAATACAACCAGCTCCTCAGAATCGAAGAGGCTTTGGGCGAGCGCGCGGTCTATGCGGGCAGGAAAGCCTTTCCCGTCCGCGTCGGCTAG
- the nth gene encoding endonuclease III — protein sequence MSRGASRRAGGPEEASAPNGKTARAVAAALAQAYPAPGMPLRHRNAFQLLVATILSAQCTDAAVNRVTPGFFRLFPDACGLAAASTGAIESAIRTLGLYRVKARSLKRCAAQLVEEFGGRVPSTLEDLTRLAGVGRKTANVLLGHLFGAPAVIVDTHCARLARRLGLTREHEPRKIERDLEELLPPPLWTSFSQRLILHGRQVCRARKPACGRCVLLRLCPTGAREVTAAEADRRRRGS from the coding sequence CTGAGCCGCGGCGCGTCGCGCCGTGCAGGCGGCCCGGAGGAGGCTTCAGCGCCGAACGGCAAAACGGCCCGCGCCGTCGCCGCGGCCCTGGCGCAAGCCTATCCTGCTCCAGGCATGCCGCTGCGGCACCGAAACGCGTTCCAGCTGCTGGTCGCCACGATTCTCTCGGCGCAGTGCACCGATGCGGCCGTCAACCGGGTCACGCCGGGATTCTTCCGCCTGTTCCCGGACGCGTGCGGGCTCGCCGCGGCTTCGACGGGGGCGATCGAGTCGGCGATCCGGACGCTGGGACTGTACAGGGTAAAGGCCAGGTCGCTGAAAAGGTGCGCCGCGCAGCTGGTCGAGGAGTTCGGGGGCAGGGTGCCCTCGACCCTCGAAGACCTCACCCGGCTCGCCGGCGTGGGGCGGAAAACCGCAAACGTTCTCTTGGGCCATCTCTTCGGCGCTCCGGCCGTGATCGTGGATACCCACTGCGCTCGGCTCGCTCGCCGTCTGGGTCTCACCCGGGAACACGAGCCCAGAAAGATCGAGCGAGATCTCGAGGAACTGCTTCCCCCTCCGCTCTGGACGAGCTTCTCGCAGCGCCTGATCCTCCACGGCCGGCAGGTCTGTCGCGCCCGAAAGCCGGCCTGCGGACGGTGCGTCCTCCTTCGTCTGTGTCCGACCGGAGCGCGAGAAGTCACCGCGGCGGAAGCGGATCGGCGCCGGCGAGGATCTTGA